ATGAAAATTGAAAAGAAGCATCTTTTAGATTACACCATCTTGATACCTTATTTAATCTTATCCGTGGTTGGTTTGATAGTAGTGTATTCAACAACCAGTGCTCGTTTAGTAGCCTTGGGTGCCAATCCCTTCGCGTCTGTTGTGAACCAAGGAGCCTTTTGGTTGGTATCCTTGTTCTCTATTTTTTTCATCTACCGACTGAAATTGAACTTTCTCAGGAAAGATAAGCTTTTGGGTGTTGTTATTGCCTTTGAGATTTTACTTTTGGTCATTGCCAAATTTTTCACCAGGGAAATCAATGGTGCCAATGGTTGGATTGTGCTTGGACCCTTGTCTTTCCAACCAGCAGAGTACCTTAAGATCATTGTTGTCTGGTTCTTGGCACACACCTTTTCAAAAAAACAGTCTGCCATAGAACGTTATGACTACCAAGCTTTGACGAAGAATAGATGGATTCCAAGGAATGGTAAGGAACTGAATGACTGGCGTGTTTATTTGCTCGTTATGATTGGTTTGGTTGCTATCCAGCCTGACTTGGGTAATGCGGCCATTATTGTATTGACTACGGTAGTTATGTTTTCAATTTCTGGTGTTGGCTACCGTTGGTTTACGGCCTTGTTTGCCAGTATTGTAGGGATTTCGTCAGCCTTCCTTGGTTTAATTGCCTTGGTTGGGGTTCAAACCATGGCTAAGGTACCTATCTTTGGATATGTTGCCAAGCGTTTCGCAGCATATTTTAATCCGTTCAAGGATTTGACAGGATCTGGTCTTCAGCTATCTCATTCATACTATGCTATGAGTAATGGAGGATGGTTTGGTCTCGGGCTTGGAAATTCGATTGAGAAAACTGGCTATCTCCCAGAAGCTACAACAGACTTTGTGTTTTCGATTGTCATTGAAGAGTTAGGTCTTATCGGAGCTGGCTTGATTCTGGCCCTTCTCTTTTTCCTCATTCTTCGTATTATGATTGTGGGAGTTAAGGCTAGAAATCCATTTAACTCTATGATGGCGCTTGGTGTAGGGGCTCTCATGCTTATGCAGGTCTTTGTTAATATCGGAGGAATCTCAGGACTGATTCCATCAACAGGGGTTACCTTCCCTTTCCTTTCGCAAGGTGGTAACTCGCTTTTGGTAACTTCAGTTGGGATAGCCTTTGTCTTGAACATCGCTGCTAATGAAAAGCGTGATAATATTGTTCAAGCTATTGAGGAAGAATTGTCTCATACTCAAGAATTAGAAAGTCAAGATGAAAAAATTGTACCTTTAAGAAGAAGTCGTTAATACGGCTTCTTTTTTTACTTGGTAGCGTTTTTGCATTAGCAAGGAGATTACTAAAAGCTTATAGAAGTAGTAGAAATAGAAATACGGAAAGAAATATTTGTGATTACTCTAAAGAAAAATTGAAAACTATATAAAATACTTGCAATTCTATGACATTTTGATAGAATAGTAGAGTAAAGTTAGACTGTATTGCCTACTGTCTATCTATAAAATATATTTTATTGGAGGCTTTTCCTAAATGGCAAAAGAAAAATACGATCGTAGTAAACCACACGTTAACATTGGTACAATCGGACACGTTGACCACGGTAAAACTACTTTGACAGCTGCTATCACAACTGTATTGGCTCGTCGTCTTCCTAGCGCAGTTAACACACCAAAAGACTACGCTTCAATCGACGCTGCTCCAGAAGAACGTGAACGCGGTATCACAATCAACACTGCACACGTTGAGTACGAAACTGAAAAACGTCACTACGCTCACATCGATGCGCCAGGACACGCGGACTACGTTAAAAACATGATCACTGGTGCCGCTCAAATGGACGGTGCGATCCTTGTAGTAGCATCTACTGACGGACCAATGCCACAAACTCGTGAGCACATCCTTCTTTCACGTCAGGTTGGTGTTAAACACCTTATCGTCTTCATGAACAAAGTTGACTTGGTTGACGATGAAGAATTGCTTGAATTGGTTGAAATGGAAATCCGTGACCTTCTTTCAGAATACGATTTCCCAGGTGATGACATTCCAGTTATCCAAGGTTCAGCTCTTAAAGCTCTTGAAGGTGATTCTAAATACGAAGACATCATCATGGACTTGATGAACACTGTTGACGAATACATCCCAGAACCAGAACGTGACACTGACAAACCATTGTTGCTTCCAGTCGAAGACGTATTCTCAATCACTGGTCGTGGTACTGTTGCTTCAGGACGTATCGACCGTGGTGTTGTTCGTGTCAATGACGAAGTTGAAATCGTTGGTCTTAAAGAAGACATCCAAAAAGCAGTTGTTACTGGTG
Above is a window of Streptococcus salivarius DNA encoding:
- the tuf gene encoding elongation factor Tu: MAKEKYDRSKPHVNIGTIGHVDHGKTTLTAAITTVLARRLPSAVNTPKDYASIDAAPEERERGITINTAHVEYETEKRHYAHIDAPGHADYVKNMITGAAQMDGAILVVASTDGPMPQTREHILLSRQVGVKHLIVFMNKVDLVDDEELLELVEMEIRDLLSEYDFPGDDIPVIQGSALKALEGDSKYEDIIMDLMNTVDEYIPEPERDTDKPLLLPVEDVFSITGRGTVASGRIDRGVVRVNDEVEIVGLKEDIQKAVVTGVEMFRKQLDEGIAGDNVGVLLRGIQRDEIERGQVLAAPGSINPHTKFKGEVYILSKEEGGRHTPFFNNYRPQFYFRTTDVTGSIELPAGTEMVMPGDNVTIDVELIHPIAVEQGTTFSIREGGRTVGSGIVSEIEA
- the ftsW gene encoding cell division peptidoglycan polymerase FtsW: MKIEKKHLLDYTILIPYLILSVVGLIVVYSTTSARLVALGANPFASVVNQGAFWLVSLFSIFFIYRLKLNFLRKDKLLGVVIAFEILLLVIAKFFTREINGANGWIVLGPLSFQPAEYLKIIVVWFLAHTFSKKQSAIERYDYQALTKNRWIPRNGKELNDWRVYLLVMIGLVAIQPDLGNAAIIVLTTVVMFSISGVGYRWFTALFASIVGISSAFLGLIALVGVQTMAKVPIFGYVAKRFAAYFNPFKDLTGSGLQLSHSYYAMSNGGWFGLGLGNSIEKTGYLPEATTDFVFSIVIEELGLIGAGLILALLFFLILRIMIVGVKARNPFNSMMALGVGALMLMQVFVNIGGISGLIPSTGVTFPFLSQGGNSLLVTSVGIAFVLNIAANEKRDNIVQAIEEELSHTQELESQDEKIVPLRRSR